A genomic region of Palaemon carinicauda isolate YSFRI2023 chromosome 11, ASM3689809v2, whole genome shotgun sequence contains the following coding sequences:
- the LOC137650203 gene encoding glutamate receptor-like, whose translation MASIVEDFRSVVILYDDSHEANIIFQMFLQVTLVSTEAGQMEELLKEPDLLESFLLHHDAKRAITLLLFEDVDSMGRFLEVGLSRGLSTPIVLISLREDLRARELLSQMSITQHVTLLTPNFMPRRVKYLVTTFTPHKTSKLISQEFDFSDTMKSSMFTADHSPNFHGRNFQLASWIDDFPYLFYNNDKEVDGIGITMLREIAERVNFTFSLQEIPPDGYWGELINGTWVGMLGQVVREEKDFIINGFAVVLDRYQAADFTIPYFTDSYSITLKVPPPFPRWLSVVQPFSRWVWAAVLLSLLALAIIFHLLIRNDHSFVYNEKYDIVSSLVWLSRNLLRQSAPYIPSGLGCRAFLCCWWIAALVLSTSYMGNLIAFLTVPSQTRRIATLEELAMSKVKIHMLDYGNFVPGFLWSSKEPILRKLGDKLSLLPDYDQIIAAFEKGAGVLEASAYSQFLFITQKRIKTSYAVEEKLFPNYVAWAFQKGSPYKSLFDRYLERMTHSGLVEYWHRSVVDKFQRSTGQVVASDFSGEKINLQALTLDNLQGAFIAMGLGTVLSIFVLLFEILTIQGSVK comes from the exons ATGGCTTCGATCGTTGAAGATTTCCGTTCTGTCGTAATCTTATACGACGATTCTCACGAAGCCAACATCATTTTCCAAATGTTCCTACAGGTTACTCTTGTGTCCACCGAGGCTGGACAAATGGAAGAGCTGTTGAAAGAGCCGGACCTGCTGGAAAGTTTTTTGCTTCACCATGACGCTAAACGGGCGATCACGTTACTTCTCTTCGAGGATGTTGATTCAATGGGTCGTTTCCTAGAAGTTGGTTTATCGAGAGGGTTGTCTACTCCAATTGTATTAATAAGCTTGAGGGAAGATCTGCGTGCGAG GGAACTCTTATCACAAATGAGTATTACCCAACATGTGACACTACTGACTCCAAATTTTATGCCCAGGAGAGTAAAATACCTAGTAACAACATTTACTCCGCATAAAACATCTAAACTCATCTCTCAG GAATTTGATTTTTCCGATACGATGAAAAGTAGTATGTTCACCGCGGACCATTCTCCAAATTTCCATGGACGGAACTTTCAACTTGCCAGCTGGATTGATGATTTCCCCTACCTTTTCTACAACAATG ATAAGGAAGTTGATGGTATAGGCATCACCATGTTACGGGAGATCGCTGAGCGTGTCAACTTCACCTTCAGTCTACAAGAGATTCCACCAGATGGATATTGGGGAGAATTGATCAATGGTACATGGGTGGGTATGCTTGGCCAGGTGGTTCGTGAGGAGAAGGACTTCATCATCAATGGCTTCGCTGTGGTTCTTGATCGTTACCAGGCTGCTGACTTCACCATTCCTTATTTTACAGATTCTTACAGCATTACCCTCAAG GTTCCTCCTCCTTTTCCACGGTGGTTATCTGTAGTGCAGCCTTTCAGCAGATGGGTGTGGGCGGCTGTCTTATTATCACTGTTAGCCCTGGCAATTATATTTCACCTGTTAATCAGAAACGATCACTCATTCGTTTATAATGAAA AGTATGACATTGTATCATCATTGGTGTGGCTATCAAGGAATCTGTTGCGTCAGTCAGCACCTTATATTCCATCTGGATTGGGATGTAGAGCGTTTCTCTGTTGTTGGTGGATAGCAGCACTAGTGTTATCTACGTCATACATGGGCAATCTCATTGCCTTCCTCACTGTTCCCTCTCAGACAAGAAGAATTGCCACTCTCGAGGAACTCGCTATGTCGAAAGTAAA gATCCACATGCTTGACTATGGAAACTTTGTGCCAGGTTTTCTGTGGTCTTCCAAAGAGCCTATTCTAAGAAAATTGGGAGACAAACTCTCGCTTCTTCCAGACTACGATCAAATTATTGCAGCGTTTGAAAAGGGAGCAGGTGTGCTGGAGGCCTCGGCATACTCTCAGTTCCTTTTCATCACTCAAAAACGAATAAAAACCTCTTATGCTGTTGAAGAGAAGTTATTTCCAAATTACGTCGCTTGGGCATTTCAAAAAGGTTCACCCTATAAATCCCTTTTTGACAG ATACTTGGAGCGCATGACCCATTCAGGACTGGTTGAATATTGGCACCGATCTGTAGTTGATAAGTTTCAGCGTTCAACTGGACAAGTGGTCGCTAGTGATTTTTCTGGAGAAAAGATTAACCTTCAAGCTTTAACTCTTGATAACTTACAAGGAGCATTTATTGCTATGGGTTTAGGCACGGTTCTTTCTATTTTTGTCCTTCTTTTTGAAATTTTAACTATTCAAGGTTCAGTAAAGTAA